From the Halobellus litoreus genome, the window TTCGATTTGCGCGTTGCCCGACCCGGCACCGAGGCCGCGGAGGCAGCCGTCGGTCGTCACCGCGCCCTCTTCGAGCGCCGCGAGCGTGTTGCCGATGCCGAGCCCCAGGTTGTTGTGCGCGTGGAAGCCGACGTCGATGGAGAGTTCGTCGACGAGCAGACTGATGCGGTCCCGGACGTCGTTGGGAAGCAGCGCGCCCGCGGAGTCCATCAGATAGACGGCGTCGGCGCCGTACTCCTCCATCAGTTTCGCCTCCTTCAGGATCCGCTCGGGCTCGGCCATATGCGAGAGCATCAGCAGGCCGTTCGCCTCCAGGCCGCGGTCCTTGACGTAGCCGAAGTGGTCCTCGGAGATGTCGGCCTCGGTGACGTGGGTCGCGATCCGACAGATGTCCGCCCCGTGGTCGACGGCCATATCGAGTTCCTCGACCGTTCCGATGCCCGGGAGCAGGAGTACCGAGAGTTCGGTGTCGGTGAGTTCGGGCACGACGGCGTCGAGGTACTCCTCGGTCGTGGCCGCCGAGAAGCCGTAGTTGATCGAGGAGCCGCCCATCCCGTCGCCGTGTGAGACCTCGACGACGTCCATGTCAGCGGCGTCGAGGGCCGCCGCGACGTCGGCCATCTCCGCGGGGGTGAACTGGTGGTCGACGGCGTGCATCCCGTCGCGGAGCGTCATATCGACCAGCCGGACGTCCGAATCAGTCATCGCTGACACCTCCGATCGCGTCGGCGTCGACTTCGTGCGTTGCTACCCGTTCGGCCGCTCCGAGTGCTGCGCTTGTCATAATGTCCAGATTGCCCGCATACGGTGGGAGATGCTGCCCCTCGCCCTCGACTTCGAGCATCGTCGTGAGGATGATCTTGTCTTCGAGGTCGAACGCGACGTCGTCCTGATCTTTCACCGTCGGTTCGAGCGTGACGTCGTACCCGGGGACGTACTCCCGGACCGCCGATTCGATCCGCGAGACGGAGTCTTTGACCTCGCCGACGTCCGTGTCCTCGTGAACCATCGTGTAGACGGTGTTCCGCATCATGATCGGCGGCTCCGCCGGGTTCAGCGTGATGATCGCCTTCCCCTCGTCGGCGCCGCCGACCTCCTCCAGGCCGGCCGCCGTCGTCTGCGTGAACTTGTCGATGTTCTGTCTCGTCCCCGGGCCGGCGCTCTTCGAGGCGATGTGCGAGAGCATTTCGGCATATTTGACGTCCGCGACGCGGTCGACCGCGTGGACGAGCGGAATCGTCGCCTGTCCCCCGCAGGTGACCATATTGATGTTCTCGTGGCCGCTTTCGACGACGTCGTCGACGTTGACGACCGGGACCGTGTAGGGGCCGATCGCCGCCGGCGTGAGGTCGACCGCGAACAGGCCGAGGTCCTCGTAGACCGGGGCGTGCTGCTCGTGGATGCCCGCGCTCGTGGCCTCGAAGACGAGGTCGAACTCGTCGGCGTGCTCTTTGACGCTGTCGATGCCGTCGGTGCCGACACCGACGCCCTCGTCGACGGCCGCCTGGAGCCCCTCCGATTCCTCGACCGGGAAGATGCCGATCATCCGCTGGAGATCGATCTCGTCCCCGCGGTCGAGTATCTTGTACATCAGGTCGGTTCCGATGTTACCCGGACCGACGATCGCCGCATCTAACGACATACGTTCCGGTACGAATCTATCGTACTAATAACTTCGCTTGGCACTGGTGGGACGCACCGGGTTCCGGCGGCTGGCGGAGCCGAAAGACGGGAGGAGCGAAGTCGAGACCGACGATCCCGGCGAGGTCGGACGACAGCCGCGGGGAGCCGTCGGGCCGCCCCGCTCAGAACAGGTAGTCGCGCGGCTCCCGCTGGACCGAGGTCCACTTCGTCTCGGTGAACTCGTCGATGATCCACTTGCCGTTGTACCGCCCGAGGCCGGAGTCCTTCACACCGCCGAACGGCACGTGCGGCTCGACGTTGACCGGCTGGTCGTTGACGTGCATCATCCCGACGTCGATCCGATCGGCCACGTCGCGAGCGTGTCCGCGATCTGCGGAGTGGACGGAGCCGGCGAGGCCGTACTCGGTGGCGTTCGCGAGTTCGACCGCCTCCTCGTCGTCACCGAACGGGATGATCGGCGCGACGGGGCCGAAGTGCTCGTTACACGCCGCGGCCATATCGTTCGTGACGTCGGTGATGACGGTCGGCTCGACGAACAGGCCGTCGGACTCGCCGCCGGTGAGGAGCGTCCCGCCCTCCTCGACCGTGCGCTCGACGTAGTCCATCATCTCGTCGCGCTGGGACGCGTTGATGATCGGCCCGATCACGACGTCGTCGTCGGTGGGATCGCCGATCTTCAGCTCGGAAGCGCGCTCGGCCAGGCGTTCGGCGTACTCGTCGTAGAGAGACTCGTGGACCAGGTGGCGGTTGATCGAGATGCACACCTGTCCCTGGTTCCAGAAGGACCCGAAGACGCCGGCGTCGACCGCCTGATCGAGGTCGGCGTCTTCGAGGACGACGTGCGGGTTGTTGCCGCCGAGTTCGAGGGCGGGGAAGGCGAAGTGCTCGATGGCGTTCTCGCCGACGAGTCGACCCGCGCCGGTCGATCCGGTGAACGCGACGACGTCGCAGTCGGGGTGGGCCGCCGTGCGATCGCCCGCGACGGACCCTCGTCCGGGGACGACGTTGAGCACGCCGTCGGGGAGGCCGGCCTTCTCGAAGAGCCGAGCGAGCAGCAGGCCGCCGGAGATCGTCGACTCCTGGGCGGGCTTGAGCACGACGCTGTTCCCGAGTGCGATCGCGGGCGCGACCGCGCGGATCGAGAGCTTCATCGGGACGTTCCACGGCGAGATCACGCCGACGACGCCGACGGGCTCCTTCCGGATGATGTTCTCCTTGCCGGGGATCTTCGACTGATTGTGACCGCCGGAAGAGCGGAACGCGAAGGACGCGGCGTCGTGGACGAAGGTGACGGTCCCGCCGTGCTCGATGTCCTGCCGCGGCTTCGCGGCCCCCGTCTCGACGGCGAGGATCTCTCGGATCTCCGCCTCGTACTCGTCGATCAGGTCGGCCGTCCGGCGGACGACCGCGGCGCGCTCGTCGGGCGTCGTCTCCGCCCACGCCGTCTGTGCGCGGGTCGCCGCCTCGAACGCGCGATCGACGTCCTCCTCGGTCGCGGCCGGAACCTCAGTAATCGACTCCTGCGTCGTCGGGTTTCGGATGTCGATCCGATCTCGCCCTTCGGGCGTCTCCCAGTCGCCGTCGATGTAGAGTCCGCCCCAGGGCGCGTCGATCGAGATCTCCTGGTCGTGGTCGGCTTCTTGCATACGTCGTGGACAACGATCGCAACGAGTAAAATGATGTCGACCCCGGAACCGCTTGTGAAATTAAATAGACCGCGTGTATGTAACTTAATTCAGTTACACTGACCTCGCAGTCGCGGTCGAAAATCCGCCTGTCGAAAGTATAATGAGCGCACCGGCGAACCGTAGGAGTGTATGCCACTCAGCCAGGACGAGGTCGACCGCCTCGCGACGAAACTCCACGAGGCCTACGACGAGAAGGAACCGATCGAACCGCTGACCGACGACGTCGAGTTCTCCACTGAGGACGCCTACCGTATCCAGTTCGAGGTGTTCGATCGACTCAGCGCGGGCGGCCGCGACGACGTCGTGGGCCACAAACTCGGTCTCGTCAGCGAGGCGAAGCAGGAGCAACTGGGCATTCCGGAGCCGATCTTCGGCTACGTCGCCCACGAGACGGTACTCGAGAACGAGCCCGTCCCGACCGACGAGATGATCGCCCCGCGGATCGAGGCCGAGATCGGGTTCATCCTCGACGAGGATCTGACGGCCCCGGTCTCGACGATGGACGTCCTCACGGCGACGCGGGCAGTCGTCCCCGTGGTCGAGATCCTCGAGAGCCGGTATCAGGGCTGGTCGATCCCCTCCGCCCAGGACGTCATCGCGGATCTCACCTCCGCCGGCAAGGTCATCGTCGGCGAGCAGTACCGCGACGTGACGGACGTCGACCTGAAGATGGAGAGCGTCGCCGTGTCGGTGAACGGCGAGGTCGAAGCCACCGGTATCGGCGGCGACATTATGGGGAATCCCGCTCGACCCGTCGCCTGGCTCGCAGACCGACTGGCCGACGTCGACGACGGCCTCCGCGAGGGCGAACTCGTAATGAGCGGCGGTATCTCGGCCGCCATCGACATCGAACCCGGCGACGTCTACACCGTCGAGTTCGCGAATCTCGGTACGATGGAAATCCGCGCGGATTAGCGCGTCGACCCAGACGTTTTCCAGCTGAAAACTCTGCTTTTCTCCGGAAAACGGGCTATAGAACCCGTATAACGTCAATATTCGGAGCACACCCACTCGTAGATAACATATGTACGCCTGTTTTCTGTCTCCGTGCAGTTCCCGCCTCAAGCGTCGTTTCGGCCCGTCGTTCTGTGTGTGAAAACCGGCTGGGTTCGTCGAGGCGGGAGTTGTGGTTTCTGACGTAGATCCCTAGGAGATCAGGGAGTAGAGATTACCGGCGAAGATATTCTCCCGGGTGTCGCCGTCGACGTCCATCCGGTCGACGGCGTCTATGGTGTACTCGACGGTCTGCCGGCCCCGCTCGGGGCTGAAGGGGTAGTCGGTCCCGAAGACGACGTTGCCGTCGTCGAAGAACGACTCCGCGCATTCGAGCGCAGGTGTCGAGCCGGAGACGGCCGTGTCGGCGTTGAACTTCTTGAAGTACTCCTCGGCGGGCTTCGACAGTTCGGCGGCGTGTTCGTGGTACCCCTGATAGTTCTCGGGATAGGTCATCCGCTGCTCGTAGAACATTTCGATCCGACGACCGTAGAACGGAACCATCCCGCCGCCGTGGTGGGAGACGATCTCCAGGTCGGGGTACTCCTCCATCACTCCCCCGAAGACCAGTCGCGACAGCGCGAGCGTCGTGTCGAACGGCCAGCCGAACAGCCGGTGTTCCATGTACTCGGAGGCCCAGTCGTACCACTCCCAGAGTTGCGGGTGCATCCACAGCGGGGTGTCCGTGTCCTCCGCGCGCTCGAAGAGCGGCCAGAACCGATCGTCGTCGAGCGGCCGGCCGTCGATGTTCGAGAAGATCTGGACGCCGGCCATATCGAGCTCGTCGACGCACCGGTCGAACTCCGCGAGGAACTCCTCGCTCACCGTCGGAATCGTCCCGACCGGGATGAAGTCGTCCGGGTGTTCGTCCGCAAGGCGACGGATCTCGTCGTTGGCTAGGCGGGTGATGTCCAGCGCGAGGTCGTGGTCCATCCCCTGGAACATCGTCGGCAGCGCGAGCGTGATGACCTGCTTGTCGACGCCGTAGTCGGCCATATCCTGCTTCCGTTGGTCGTGGTCCCAGAGGAACTCCGGCCGGCCGGAGAGGCCCTGAAAGCCGAACTTCTCCGTGAGGTCCTCGAAGAAGCCTTCCGTCAGCACGTGCGTGTAGCCATCGACGATTTCCGGCATATACGGGTAGTACGCGCGACCGAAGTGATAATTGTTCTCACTACGTCTCGCAGTCTCGCCTCACTGCCGGGCGTACTTGATGTCGAGGGCGAGTTCGTGCGCGGTGCTCTCGACCTCGGCGGTGATGTCGTCGTCGAAGCCGGCGTTACCCAGCCGCTTCGTCGGCGCGGAGATGCTGATCGCTCCCAGGACGTCGCCGCCGAGTTTGACGGGCGCGCCGATGCAGGTGAGTCCCTCGGTCCGCTCCTCGTCGTCGGTCGCGTACCCCCGCTCGCGGATCGTTTCCAGCTCCTCGAACAGCTCCTCGCGGTCGGTGATCGTGTTCTCGGTCGCCTCCGGCAACCCCCACTCGTCGACGATCGACTCGACGCGGTCGCGAGGGAGCGACGCGAGAATCGCCTTTCCGATCCCGATGTTGTGCAGTCGGAGCCGGTAGCCGACGTGCGTGTCGAGGTGGACCGCGTAGTTCCCGCGCGACTGGTACAGATACACCGCCCGTCCGCCCTCCTCGGTCGCGAGGTTCGCGAGCATTCCCGTGTCGCTGGCCAACTGGTCGATCTTCGACCGGCCGTACTGGTACAGCGGGGACCGACTCCGAACGTGGCCGCCGAGCGAGAGGAACTTCAGACTGAGCGAGTACTCGTCGCCCTCTTTCTCGACGTAGCCGTGCTCTCGAAGCGTGCTGAGGTGGTTGTGGATGCCGCTCTTGCTCATCTCCAGCCGGTCTTCGAGTTCGTTGAGCCGGAATCCGTCGTCGGTGTCGAGCGTTTCGATCAACCGCAGCGTCTTTTCGCTCGTCCGAACGGGGTGGTTGGCCTTCTTCGTCATACGTATCCGATGCGGCCCGAGACACATACATTTTCTGTGTGAAAATGAATTATTCTAGTAGGTATAACAATAGTACTTAAATTGTTTAGTTCGAATTGATGCGAGTACAAATTGGTTTAAACGTTTGATAAACAACTTTTGCGGTATCTCGGCCCCTGTCAAAATTTTTATTACAATCGTAGTTAAATTCTAACTAGAATATTTGAGACAATCTGGACTCCCGTCCGCCGGTCGGCGCGAAGACACTTCGGTAGTCCTTAAATTCCCCCCGATTGAACTCCTCGATATGTCCGAACCGAACCCCTTCGAAAGCCTCCAAGAGCAGGTCGACGACGCCGCGGCGTATCTCGATATCGACGACGACGTCATCACTCGCCTGAAACACCCGGAACGCGTTCTCGAAGCGAATTTGACGGTCGAACTCGACGACGGCTCGCTCCAACGGTTCACGGGATTCCGATCACAGTTCAACGGCGATCGGGGGCCGTACAAGGGCGGAATTCGGTACCATCCGGAGGTCTCCAGAGACGAGGTCAAGGCGCTCTCGGGATGGATGGCGTACAAGTGCGCGATCGTCGATATCCCCTTCGGCGGTGGCAAGGGCGGAATCGTCGTCGACCCCGACGAGTACTCCGAGGCGGAGCTCGAACGACTGACGCGGGCGTTCGCGGCCGAGTTGCGTCCGCTGGTCGGCCCCGACCGCGACATCCCCGCACCGGACGTGAACACGGGGCAGCGGGAGATGAACTGGTTCAAAGACACCTACGAGACGCTCGAACGGACGACCGCGCCGGGAGTCATCACCGGCAAGGCGATCAGTTCCGGCGGGAGCGCAGGTCGCGTGGAGGCCACCGGCCGCTCGACGATGCTCGCCGCCCGGGAGGCGTTCGACTACCTCGACCGGGACCTTGCGGACGCGACGGTCGCCGTGCAGGGGTACGGAAACGCGGGCTCGATCGCTGCGAAACTCATCGAGGACAGCGGGGCGACCGTCGTCGCCGTCTCCGACTCGTCCGGCGGCATCTACGACCCCGACGGACTGGACGCGCGGGCAGTCAAGACGTTCAAGAACGAGACCGGGAGCGTCACGGGCTATGCGGACGCCCAGGAACTGACCAACGAGGAACTCCTCACGCTCGACGTCGACCTCCTCGTCCCGGCAGCGCTGGAGAACGCCATCGACGGCGACCTGGCCAAAGAGGTCGCCGCCGAGGTCATCGTCGAGGCCGCGAACGGTCCCCTCACCCCGCGCGCGGACGACGTCCTCACCGAACGCGACGTCTACGTCGTTCCCGACATCCTCGCCAACGCCGGCGGCGTCACCGTCTCGTACTTCGAGTGGGTGCAGAACCGCCAGCGCTTCGCCTGGACCGAAGCGCGCGTGAACGACGAACTCGAATCGGTGATCACCGACGCGTTCGACGACCTGGTCGCCGCGTACGAGGACAACGAGTTGCCGAACTTCCGGACGGCGGCGTACGTCGTCGCGACCCGCCGCATCGTCGACTCGTACCTCGAAGGCGGGAACTGGCCGTAGTCTCGCCGGGTCACGGTGATCGGGCCCGATCGCGCCGATCGAACGACGGTCGTCTCCGACCCGAGCGATTCAAGTCGGTTCCGGGCGGGGATGCATACAATGCGTCAGGACCACCTCATCTCCGCGACGCAACTGTCGCGGGCCGACATCGAGGCGGTGCTCGACCGCGCGGCGGAGATCGACGCCGATCCGAGCGCCTTGAACGGGCGACACGAGGGCGCGATACTCGGCCTCTGCTTCTTCGAGCCGAGCACCCGCACGCGGATGAGCTTCGACACCGCGATGAAACGACTCGGCGGCCGCACGATCGATATGGGCTCGGTCGAGTCGTCGTCGGTGAAGAAGGGCGAAACGCTGGCCGACACGATGCGCGTCCTCGAAGGGTACGCCGACGCGCTCGTCCTCAGACACCCGTCCGAGGGCTCGGCGAAGATGGCCACCGAGTTCGTCGACGTCCCGCTCGTCAACGCCGGCGACGGCGCGGGCCAACATCCCACACAGACCCTGCTCGACCTCTACACGATGCGGCAGAACGTCGGCCTCGACGACGTCACGGTCGGGATTATGGGCGACCTCAAGTACGGGCGAACGGTCCACTCTCTCGCGGCCGCGCTGACGAACTTCGACACCCGACAGCACTTCATCAGCCCCGAGAGCCTCCGCCTCCCGCGGAGCGTCCGCTACGACCTCCACGAGTCCGGCGCACAGGTCCGAGAGCACACCGCACTGGAGGAGGTGCTCTCGGAACTCGACATCCTGTACGTCACCCGGATCCAGCGGGAGCGCTTCCCAGACGAGAACGAGTATCTGAAAGTGGCCGGCGAGTACCAGATCGACGCCGAAGACCTCGAAGCAGCGAAGGACTCTCTGACCGTGATGCACCCGCTGCCGCGCGTCGACGAGATCGCGCCCGACGTCGACCAGACCGAGCACGCGACGTACTTCGAACAGGCGCACAACGGCGTCCCGGTTCGGATGGCGCTTCTGGATATGCTGCTGTCCGAGGAGGGGGACGACCGATGAGCGACACCGACCGCGAACTCCGCGTCTCGAAGATTCGGAACGGCACCGTCATCGACCACCTGGCGGCCGGACAGGCGCTGAACGTCCTCGCGCTCCTCGGCATCGACGGCTCCGGCGGCGAGAGCGTCTCGATCGGGATGAACGTCCCGTCGGACAAACTCGCGAAGAAGGACATCGTGAAGGTCGAAGACAGGGAGTTGAGCCAATCGGAGGTCGACGTCCTTGCGGTGATCGCCCCCGAGGCGACGATCAACATCGTCCGGGAGTACGAAGTCGTCGAGAAGAAGCGGATCGACCGCCCCGAGTCGGTCGACGGCGTCCTCTCGTGTCCGAACCGGAACTGCATCACCAACGCCGATGAACCGATCCACACGCGCTTTTCAGTCCTCGAGGACGCACTCCGCTGTGACTACTGCGGCGAAATCGTCCGCGAGGAGGAAGTCCCGACGCGCCTGGACGTCGCCTGAACGATCGACGCCGACTCGGTCTCGCTCGCTCCGGCGGCACCCGTCGGCCGTCGCCCGGGGTCGCCCGCCCTCGGTGGCGCAATCTCGCGAGGAGGGAAACCACTTTGTACCGAGGGGATGTAGGGACGGATATGTCCGGAAAATCCAAGTTCATCCTGGTACTGGCCCTCATCGCACTCGTCTACTTCGTCGTCTCCGGCGGCGAGGACCCCGTCGAGGTCGAGGTCGACGACGAGTAACTCCTTCGGATCGACTAGTTACGGCGGCCTCGTCGTCTGAGGCCCTCCGCATACAGTCCACACGATAGCGAACAGCGACGTCTTCGTCCGGCTCGATCGAGCGTCAGCGACCAGTCTCTCTCGCCGCGTCCGACGCGTTCGTCAGGATCGGGTCGTGCCGACGGACTCATACCCCTCGCCCCGAAACGCGGGGTATGTACGGCATCGTCACGCGGAACGCCGAGGAGGTCGACTGGGGCGAGTTCGAGGTCGGCTTCTACGAGGTCAAGGACGTGACCGGGCGGGCCGCGGCACCCCTCTCGGACGGGGTGAATATGATCTCGTGCTTCGGCGACAACGCGGCGGCCGACGCCGATCCCGACCTCGTCGCGGTCGACGC encodes:
- a CDS encoding 2-keto-4-pentenoate hydratase, with the protein product MPLSQDEVDRLATKLHEAYDEKEPIEPLTDDVEFSTEDAYRIQFEVFDRLSAGGRDDVVGHKLGLVSEAKQEQLGIPEPIFGYVAHETVLENEPVPTDEMIAPRIEAEIGFILDEDLTAPVSTMDVLTATRAVVPVVEILESRYQGWSIPSAQDVIADLTSAGKVIVGEQYRDVTDVDLKMESVAVSVNGEVEATGIGGDIMGNPARPVAWLADRLADVDDGLREGELVMSGGISAAIDIEPGDVYTVEFANLGTMEIRAD
- the pyrB gene encoding aspartate carbamoyltransferase, coding for MRQDHLISATQLSRADIEAVLDRAAEIDADPSALNGRHEGAILGLCFFEPSTRTRMSFDTAMKRLGGRTIDMGSVESSSVKKGETLADTMRVLEGYADALVLRHPSEGSAKMATEFVDVPLVNAGDGAGQHPTQTLLDLYTMRQNVGLDDVTVGIMGDLKYGRTVHSLAAALTNFDTRQHFISPESLRLPRSVRYDLHESGAQVREHTALEEVLSELDILYVTRIQRERFPDENEYLKVAGEYQIDAEDLEAAKDSLTVMHPLPRVDEIAPDVDQTEHATYFEQAHNGVPVRMALLDMLLSEEGDDR
- the pyrI gene encoding aspartate carbamoyltransferase regulatory subunit, with protein sequence MSDTDRELRVSKIRNGTVIDHLAAGQALNVLALLGIDGSGGESVSIGMNVPSDKLAKKDIVKVEDRELSQSEVDVLAVIAPEATINIVREYEVVEKKRIDRPESVDGVLSCPNRNCITNADEPIHTRFSVLEDALRCDYCGEIVREEEVPTRLDVA
- a CDS encoding aldehyde dehydrogenase family protein produces the protein MQEADHDQEISIDAPWGGLYIDGDWETPEGRDRIDIRNPTTQESITEVPAATEEDVDRAFEAATRAQTAWAETTPDERAAVVRRTADLIDEYEAEIREILAVETGAAKPRQDIEHGGTVTFVHDAASFAFRSSGGHNQSKIPGKENIIRKEPVGVVGVISPWNVPMKLSIRAVAPAIALGNSVVLKPAQESTISGGLLLARLFEKAGLPDGVLNVVPGRGSVAGDRTAAHPDCDVVAFTGSTGAGRLVGENAIEHFAFPALELGGNNPHVVLEDADLDQAVDAGVFGSFWNQGQVCISINRHLVHESLYDEYAERLAERASELKIGDPTDDDVVIGPIINASQRDEMMDYVERTVEEGGTLLTGGESDGLFVEPTVITDVTNDMAAACNEHFGPVAPIIPFGDDEEAVELANATEYGLAGSVHSADRGHARDVADRIDVGMMHVNDQPVNVEPHVPFGGVKDSGLGRYNGKWIIDEFTETKWTSVQREPRDYLF
- the dmpG gene encoding 4-hydroxy-2-oxovalerate aldolase, with translation MTDSDVRLVDMTLRDGMHAVDHQFTPAEMADVAAALDAADMDVVEVSHGDGMGGSSINYGFSAATTEEYLDAVVPELTDTELSVLLLPGIGTVEELDMAVDHGADICRIATHVTEADISEDHFGYVKDRGLEANGLLMLSHMAEPERILKEAKLMEEYGADAVYLMDSAGALLPNDVRDRISLLVDELSIDVGFHAHNNLGLGIGNTLAALEEGAVTTDGCLRGLGAGSGNAQIEVLVGVLEKAGYDINPDFFGVMDAAEDVLVPMIDDDEMPELDNDSLMLGYAGVYSSFLRHTRRAGEKYDIDPREILVKLGEMEVVGGQEDLITDVASRLAEEKESGAAAEAASDD
- a CDS encoding IclR family transcriptional regulator, encoding MTKKANHPVRTSEKTLRLIETLDTDDGFRLNELEDRLEMSKSGIHNHLSTLREHGYVEKEGDEYSLSLKFLSLGGHVRSRSPLYQYGRSKIDQLASDTGMLANLATEEGGRAVYLYQSRGNYAVHLDTHVGYRLRLHNIGIGKAILASLPRDRVESIVDEWGLPEATENTITDREELFEELETIRERGYATDDEERTEGLTCIGAPVKLGGDVLGAISISAPTKRLGNAGFDDDITAEVESTAHELALDIKYARQ
- a CDS encoding Glu/Leu/Phe/Val family dehydrogenase, which translates into the protein MSEPNPFESLQEQVDDAAAYLDIDDDVITRLKHPERVLEANLTVELDDGSLQRFTGFRSQFNGDRGPYKGGIRYHPEVSRDEVKALSGWMAYKCAIVDIPFGGGKGGIVVDPDEYSEAELERLTRAFAAELRPLVGPDRDIPAPDVNTGQREMNWFKDTYETLERTTAPGVITGKAISSGGSAGRVEATGRSTMLAAREAFDYLDRDLADATVAVQGYGNAGSIAAKLIEDSGATVVAVSDSSGGIYDPDGLDARAVKTFKNETGSVTGYADAQELTNEELLTLDVDLLVPAALENAIDGDLAKEVAAEVIVEAANGPLTPRADDVLTERDVYVVPDILANAGGVTVSYFEWVQNRQRFAWTEARVNDELESVITDAFDDLVAAYEDNELPNFRTAAYVVATRRIVDSYLEGGNWP
- a CDS encoding acetaldehyde dehydrogenase (acetylating) translates to MSLDAAIVGPGNIGTDLMYKILDRGDEIDLQRMIGIFPVEESEGLQAAVDEGVGVGTDGIDSVKEHADEFDLVFEATSAGIHEQHAPVYEDLGLFAVDLTPAAIGPYTVPVVNVDDVVESGHENINMVTCGGQATIPLVHAVDRVADVKYAEMLSHIASKSAGPGTRQNIDKFTQTTAAGLEEVGGADEGKAIITLNPAEPPIMMRNTVYTMVHEDTDVGEVKDSVSRIESAVREYVPGYDVTLEPTVKDQDDVAFDLEDKIILTTMLEVEGEGQHLPPYAGNLDIMTSAALGAAERVATHEVDADAIGGVSDD
- a CDS encoding amidohydrolase family protein produces the protein MPEIVDGYTHVLTEGFFEDLTEKFGFQGLSGRPEFLWDHDQRKQDMADYGVDKQVITLALPTMFQGMDHDLALDITRLANDEIRRLADEHPDDFIPVGTIPTVSEEFLAEFDRCVDELDMAGVQIFSNIDGRPLDDDRFWPLFERAEDTDTPLWMHPQLWEWYDWASEYMEHRLFGWPFDTTLALSRLVFGGVMEEYPDLEIVSHHGGGMVPFYGRRIEMFYEQRMTYPENYQGYHEHAAELSKPAEEYFKKFNADTAVSGSTPALECAESFFDDGNVVFGTDYPFSPERGRQTVEYTIDAVDRMDVDGDTRENIFAGNLYSLIS